In the genome of Notamacropus eugenii isolate mMacEug1 chromosome 5, mMacEug1.pri_v2, whole genome shotgun sequence, one region contains:
- the OAF gene encoding out at first protein homolog isoform X2: MRSLGRRVPHPSQLLLLLLLIPGLQTPAGGSSGLSELKVRVRLPDGQVTEESLQADSEADCISLELHKPDGTLISFTADFKRKNPRAVRQAEEVRSLEQLHMDVAVNFSKGAWLSPHIHNVCAEAREAIYTREEDIKFWLERGVDGSIFETLPSQSADLSSLRRCRLVSDRWKPCLCHYGLSLAWYPCLLKYCHSREPSGRLSSYKCGIRSCQKSYNFEYYVPQKQLCLWDEDT; encoded by the exons ATGCGCTCCCTCGGGCGCAGAGTCCCGCATCCTTCgcagctgctgctcctgctgctgctgatCCCTGGGTTGCAGACGCCGGCCGGGGGTTCCTCGGGGCTGTCGGAGCTGAAGGTCCGAGTGCGACTGCCAGATGGCCAGGTGACGGAGGAGAGCCTGCAGGCTGACAGTGAGGCAGACTGCATCAGCCTGGAGCTGCATAAACCTGACGGGACGCTCATCTCCTTCACTGCCGACTTCAAAAGG AAAAACCCTCGAGCGGTACGTCAGGCTGAAGAGGTCCGGAGTCTGGAACAGCTTCACATGGATGTGGCAGTCAATTTCAGCAAGGGAGCATGGCTGAGCCCCCACATCCATAATGTGTGTGCCGAAGCCCGCGAAGCCATCTACACCCGGGAAGAAGACATCAAATTTTGGCTGGAGAGAG GTGTAGATGGCTCCATATTTGAAACTCTGCCTTCACAATCAGCTGACCTCTCCAGCCTACGGCGTTGTCGTCTGGTCAGTGACCGATGGAAACCTTGCCTCTGTCACTATGGGCTCAGCTTGGCCTGGTATCCCTGCCTGCTCAAATACTGCCACAGTCGAGAACCCAGTGGCCGCCTCTCCTCCTATAAGTGTGGTATCCGCAGCTGCCAGAAGAGCTATAATTTTGAATATTATGTGCCCCAGAAACAACTCTGCCTTTGGGATGAGGACACCTAA
- the OAF gene encoding out at first protein homolog isoform X1, which produces MRSLGRRVPHPSQLLLLLLLIPGLQTPAGGSSGLSELKVRVRLPDGQVTEESLQADSEADCISLELHKPDGTLISFTADFKRDVKIFRALILGELEKGQSQFQALCFITRLHHNEIIPSEAMAKLRQKNPRAVRQAEEVRSLEQLHMDVAVNFSKGAWLSPHIHNVCAEAREAIYTREEDIKFWLERGVDGSIFETLPSQSADLSSLRRCRLVSDRWKPCLCHYGLSLAWYPCLLKYCHSREPSGRLSSYKCGIRSCQKSYNFEYYVPQKQLCLWDEDT; this is translated from the exons ATGCGCTCCCTCGGGCGCAGAGTCCCGCATCCTTCgcagctgctgctcctgctgctgctgatCCCTGGGTTGCAGACGCCGGCCGGGGGTTCCTCGGGGCTGTCGGAGCTGAAGGTCCGAGTGCGACTGCCAGATGGCCAGGTGACGGAGGAGAGCCTGCAGGCTGACAGTGAGGCAGACTGCATCAGCCTGGAGCTGCATAAACCTGACGGGACGCTCATCTCCTTCACTGCCGACTTCAAAAGG GATGTAAAGATCTTCCGAGCCCTGATCCTGGGTGAGCTGGAGAAGGGTCAGAGTCAGTTCCAGGCCCTCTGCTTCATCACAAGGCTACATCACAATGAGATTATCCCCAGTGAGGCTATGGCTAAACTTCGGCAG AAAAACCCTCGAGCGGTACGTCAGGCTGAAGAGGTCCGGAGTCTGGAACAGCTTCACATGGATGTGGCAGTCAATTTCAGCAAGGGAGCATGGCTGAGCCCCCACATCCATAATGTGTGTGCCGAAGCCCGCGAAGCCATCTACACCCGGGAAGAAGACATCAAATTTTGGCTGGAGAGAG GTGTAGATGGCTCCATATTTGAAACTCTGCCTTCACAATCAGCTGACCTCTCCAGCCTACGGCGTTGTCGTCTGGTCAGTGACCGATGGAAACCTTGCCTCTGTCACTATGGGCTCAGCTTGGCCTGGTATCCCTGCCTGCTCAAATACTGCCACAGTCGAGAACCCAGTGGCCGCCTCTCCTCCTATAAGTGTGGTATCCGCAGCTGCCAGAAGAGCTATAATTTTGAATATTATGTGCCCCAGAAACAACTCTGCCTTTGGGATGAGGACACCTAA